From the Saimiri boliviensis isolate mSaiBol1 chromosome X, mSaiBol1.pri, whole genome shotgun sequence genome, one window contains:
- the HDAC6 gene encoding protein deacetylase HDAC6 isoform X2, which produces MTSTGQDSTTTRQRRSRQNPQSSPQDSSVTSKRNIKKGAVPRSIPNLAEVKKKGKMKKLGQAIEEDLIVGLQGMDLNLEAEALAGTGLVLDEQLNEFHCLWDDSFPEGPERLHAIKEQLIQEGLLDRCVSFQARFAEKEELMLVHSLEYIDLMETTQYMKEGELRVLADTYDSVYLHPNSYSCACLATGSVLRLVDAVLGAEIRNGMAIIRPPGHHAQHSLMDGYCMFNHVAVAARYAQQKHRIRRVLIVDWDVHHGQGTQFTFDQDPSVLYFSIHRYEQGRFWPHLKASNWSTTGFGQGQGYTINVPWNQVGMRDADYIAAFLHVLLPVALEFQPQLVLVAAGFDALQGDPKGEMAATPAGFAQLTHLLMGLAGGKLILSLEGGYNLRALAEGVSASLHTLLGDPCPMLESPGAPCRSAQASVSCALEALEPFWEVLVRSTDTVEGDNVEEDNVEENEDEGPWEPPVLPILTWPVLQFRTGLVYDQSMMNHCNLWDSHHPEVPQRILRIMCRLEELGLAGRCLTLPPRPATEAELFTCHSAEYIARLRATEKMKTRELHRESSNFDSIYICPSTFACAQLATGAACRLVEAVLSGEVLNGAAVVRPPGHHAEQDAACGFCFFNSVAVAARHAQAISGHALRILIVDWDVHHGNGTQHMFEDDPSVLYVSLHRYDHGTFFPMGDEGASSQIGRAAGTGFTVNVAWNGPRIGDADYLAAWHRLVLPIAYEFNPELVLVSAGFDAARGDPLGGCQVSPEGYAHLTHLLMGLASGRIILILEGGYNLTSISESMAACTRSLLGDPPPLLTLPRPPLSGALASITETIQVHRRYWRSLRVMKVEDKEGPSSSKLITKKAPQPAKPTLAEQMLTREKKVLEASMGKAISLSREESTADQIKSETAVVAVTQDQSSEAAMGGATPAQTISKAAIGGAMLGQTTSEEAVGGATPDHTTSEETVGGATLDQTTSEDAVRGATLAQTTSEAVGGATLAQTTSEAAMEGATLDQTTSEEALGGTELIQTPLTLSTDHQRPPTSPVQGTTPQIPPSTLIGSLRTLELGSESQGALESQAPGEENLLGEAAGGQDMADSMLMQGSKGLTDQAIFYAVTPLPWCPHLVAVCPIPAAGLDVTQPCGDCGTIQENWVCLSCYQVYCGRYINAHMLRHHGNSGHPLVLSYVDLSTWCYYCQAYVHHQALLDVKNIAHQNKFGEDMPHPY; this is translated from the exons ATGACCTCAACCGGCCAGGATTCCACCACAACCAGGCAGCGAAGAAGTAGGCAGAACCCCCAGTCGTCCCCTCAGGACTCCAGTGTCACTTCG AAGCGAAACATTAAAAAGGGAGCCGTTCCCCGCTCCATCCCCAATCTAGCAGAggtaaagaaaaaaggcaaaatgaagaaGCTCGGCCAAGCAATCGAAGAAGACCTAATCGTGGGACTGCAGGGGATG GATCTGAACCTTGAGGCTGAAGCACTGGCTGGCACTGGCTTGGTGTTGGATGAGCAGCTAAATGAATTCCATTGCCTCTGGGATGACAG CTTCCCGGAAGGCCCTGAGCGGCTCCATGCCATCAAGGAGCAACTGATCCAGGAGGGCCTCCTAGATCGCTGTGTATCCTTTCAG GCCCGGTTTGCTGAAAAGGAAGAGCTGATGTTGGTTCACAG CCTAGAATATATTGATCTGATGGAAACAACCCAGTACATGAAGGAGGGAGAACTCCGCGTCCTAGCAGACACCTATGACTCAGTTTATCTTCATCCG AACTCATACTCCTGTGCCTGCCTGGCCACTGGCTCTGTCCTCAGGCTGGTGGATGCGGTCCTAGGGGCTGAAATCCGGAATGGCATGGCCATCATTAG GCCTCCTGGACATCACGCCCAACACAGTCTTATGGATGGCTATTGCATGTTCAACCACGTGGCTGTGGCAGCCCGCTATGCTCAACAGAAACACCGCATCCGGAG GGTCCTTATCGTGGATTGGGATGTGCACCATGGTCAAGGAACACAGTTCACCTTCGACCAGGACCCCAG TGTCCTCTATTTCTCCATCCACCGCTACGAGCAGGGTAGGTTCTGGCCCCACCTGAAGGCCTCTAACTGGTCCACCACAGGTTTTGGCCAAGGCCAAGGATATACCATCAATGTGCCTTGGAACCAG GTGGGGATGCGGGATGCTGACTACATTGCTGCTTTCCTGCACGTCCTGCTGCCAGTTGCCCTTGAG TTCCAGCCTCAGCTGGTCCTGGTGGCTGCTGGATTTGATGCCCTGCAAGGGGACCCCAAG GGTGAGATGGCCGCCACTCCAGCAGGGTTCGCCCAGCTAACCCACCTGCTCATGGGTCTGGCAGGAGGCAAGCTGATCCTGTCTCTGGAG GGTGGCTACAACCTCCGTGCCCTGGCTGAAGGTGTCAGTGCTTCGCTTCACACCCTTCTGGGAGATCCTTGCCCCATGCTGGAGTCCCCTGGTGCCCCCTGCCGGAG TGCCCAGGCTTCAGTTTCCTGTGCCCTGGAAGCCCTTGAGCCCTTCTGGGAGGTTCTTGTGAGATCAA CTGATACCGTGGAAGGGGACAACGTGGAGGAGGACAATGTAGAGGAGAACGAAGATGAAGGACCCTGGGAGCCCCCAGTGCTTCCAATCCTGACATGGCCGGTGCTACAGTTTCGCACAGGGCTGGTCTATGACCAGAGTATGATGAATCACTGCAACTTGTGGGACAG CCACCACCCTGAGGTACCCCAGCGCATCTTGCGGATCATGTGCCGTCTAGAGGAGCTGGGACTTGCTGGGCGCTGCCTCACCTTGCCACCGCGCCCCGCCACAGAGGCTGAGCTGTTCACCTGCCACAG tGCTGAGTATATAGCTCGTCTCCGGGCCACAGAGAAGATGAAAACCCGGGAGCTGCACCGGGAGAGTTCCAACTTTGACTCCATCTACATCTGCCCCAGCACCTTTGCCTGTGCACAGCTTGCCACTGGTGCTGCCTGCCGCCTGGTGGAGGCTGTGCTCTCAGGAGAG GTTCTGAATGGTGCTGCTGTGGTGCGTCCCCCAGGACACCATGCGGAGCAGGACGCAGCTTGCGGTTTTTGCTTTTTCAACTCTGTGGCTGTGGCTGCTCGCCATGCCCAGGCTATCAGTGGGCATGCCCTGCG GATCCTGATCGTGGATTGGGATGTCCACCATGGTAATGGAACTCAGCACATGTTTGAGGACGATCCCAG TGTACTGTATGTGTCCCTGCACCGCTACGATCATGGCACCTTCTTCCCCATGGGAGATGAGGGTGCCAGCAGCCAGATCGGCCGGGCTGCAGGCACAGGCTTCACCGTCAACGTGGCATGGAATGGGCCCCGCATAGGTGATGCTGACTACCTAGCTGCCTGGCATCGCCTGGTGCTTCCTATCGCATACGAG TTTAACCCAGAACTGGTGCTGGTCTCAGCTGGCTTTGACGCTGCACGGGGGGACCCGCTGGGGGGCTGCCAGGTGTCACCTGAGGGTTACGCCCACCTCACCCACCTGCTGATGGGCCTTGCCAGTGGCCGCATTATCCTTATCCTAGAG GGTGGCTATAACCTGACATCCATCTCAGAGTCCATGGCTGCCTGCACTCGCTCCCTCCTTGGAGACCCACCACCCCTGCTGACCCTGCCACGGCCCCCACTATCAGGGGCCCTGGCCTCAATCACTGAGACCATCCAAGTCCATCGCAGATACTGGCGCAGCTTACGGGTCATGA AGGTAGAAGACAAAGAGGGACCCTCCAGTTCTAAGCTGATCACCAAGAAGGCACCCCAACCAGCCAAACCTACGTTAGCTGAGCAGATGCTCACACGAGAAAAGAAGGTTCTGGAAGCAAGCATGGGGAAGGCCATCTCGCTGTCTAGGGAAGAGTCCACTGCAGACCAGATTAAGTCAGAGACAGCTGTGGTGGCAGTCACTCAGGACCAGTCCTCAGAGGCAGCCATGGGGGGAGCCACACCGGCCCAGACCATCTCCAAGGCAGCCATTGGGGGAGCCATGCTGGGCCAGACCACCTCAGAGGAGGCTGTCGGGGGAGCCACTCCGGACCACACCACCTCAGAGGAAACTGTGGGAGGAGCCACTCTGGACCAGACCACCTCAGAGGATGCTGTTAGGGGAGCCACTCTGGCCCAGACTACCTCAGAGGCTGTAGGAGGAGCTACACTGGCCCAGACCACCTCAGAGGCAGCCATGGAGGGAGCCACACTGGACCAGACTACGTCAGAGGAAGCTCTAGGGGGCACCGAGCTGATCCAAACTCCTCTAACCTTGAGCACAGACCACCAGAGGCCCCCAACGTCACCTGTGCAGGGAACTACACCCCAGATACCTCCCAGTACACTGATTGGGAGTCTCAGGACCTTGGAGCTAGGCAGCGAATCTCAG GGGGCCCTAGAATCTCAAGCCCCAGGAGAGGAGAACCTACTAGGAGAGGCAGCTGGAGGTCAGGACATGGCTGATTCGATGCTGATGCAGGGATCTAAGGGCCTCACTGATCAG GCCATATTTTATGCTGTGACACCACTGCCCTGGTGTCCCCATTTGGTGGCAGTATGCCCCATACCTGCAGCAGGCCTGGACGTGACCCAACCTTGTGGGGACTGTGGAACAATCCAAGAGAATTGGGTGTGTCTCTCTTGCTATCAG GTCTACTGTGGTCGTTACATCAATGCCCACATGCTCCGACACCATGGAAACTCTGGACACCCACTGGTCCTCAGCTACGTCGACCTGTCGACCTGGTGTTACTACTGTCAGGCCTATGTCCACCACCAG GCCCTCCTAGATGTGAAGAACATCGCCCACCAGAACAAGTTTGGGGAGGATATGCCCCACCCATACTAA
- the ERAS gene encoding GTPase ERas, whose product MELPTKLDTFDLGLTTWSPTFQGGNHWAQARCRDVGRQLPKYKAVVVGASGVGKSALTIQLTHQCFVEEHDPTIKDSYWKEFALDSGDCALNVLDTAGQNIHRALRDQCLADGDGVLGVFALDDSSSLIQLQQILAAWGPHPAQPLVLVGNKCDLVTTAGDAHAAAAALAHSWGAHFVETSAKTRQGVEEAFSLLVREIQRVKEAMAEETRARSCVKTRHQKATCHCGCTVA is encoded by the coding sequence ATGGAGCTGCCAACAAAGCTTGACACTTTCGACCTGGGCCTGACCACATGGAGCCCTACCTTCCAAGGGGGAAACCACTGGGCTCAGGCACGCTGCAGGGACGTTGGCAGGCAGCTGCCTAAGTACAAGGCAGTGGTGGTGGGCGCGAGTGGCGTGGGCAAGAGTGCGCTGACCATCCAGCTGACCCACCAGTGCTTCGTGGAGGAACACGACCCCACCATCAAGGATTCCTACTGGAAGGAGTTTGCCCTGGACAGCGGGGACTGCGCTCTGAACGTGCTGGACACAGCAGGGCAGAACATCCACAGGGCCCTGCGTGACCAGTGCCTGGCTGACGGTGATGGTGTGCTGGGCGTCTTTGCTCTTGATGACTCCTCATCTCTGATCCAGCTACAGCAGATATTGGCCGCCTGGGGCCctcaccctgcccagccccttgTCCTTGTGGGCAACAAGTGTGACCTTGTGACCACTGCTGGAGATGCTCATGCTGCTGCCGCAGCCCTCGCACACAGCTGGGGTGCCCACTTTGTGGAGACCTCAGCCAAAACACGGCAAGGTGTGGAGGAGGCCTTTTCCCTGCTGGTCCGTGAGATCCAGAGAGTCAAGGAGGCCATGGCGGAAGAGACCAGGGCAAGGTCCTGTGTGAAGACCCGGCACCAGAAGGCCACCTGCCACTGTGGCTGCACTGTGGCCTGA
- the HDAC6 gene encoding protein deacetylase HDAC6 isoform X1 — MEKKGPGTRVPTGRQELGRASQGRSLRKGLRSNRDRGEASSAMTSTGQDSTTTRQRRSRQNPQSSPQDSSVTSKRNIKKGAVPRSIPNLAEVKKKGKMKKLGQAIEEDLIVGLQGMDLNLEAEALAGTGLVLDEQLNEFHCLWDDSFPEGPERLHAIKEQLIQEGLLDRCVSFQARFAEKEELMLVHSLEYIDLMETTQYMKEGELRVLADTYDSVYLHPNSYSCACLATGSVLRLVDAVLGAEIRNGMAIIRPPGHHAQHSLMDGYCMFNHVAVAARYAQQKHRIRRVLIVDWDVHHGQGTQFTFDQDPSVLYFSIHRYEQGRFWPHLKASNWSTTGFGQGQGYTINVPWNQVGMRDADYIAAFLHVLLPVALEFQPQLVLVAAGFDALQGDPKGEMAATPAGFAQLTHLLMGLAGGKLILSLEGGYNLRALAEGVSASLHTLLGDPCPMLESPGAPCRSAQASVSCALEALEPFWEVLVRSTDTVEGDNVEEDNVEENEDEGPWEPPVLPILTWPVLQFRTGLVYDQSMMNHCNLWDSHHPEVPQRILRIMCRLEELGLAGRCLTLPPRPATEAELFTCHSAEYIARLRATEKMKTRELHRESSNFDSIYICPSTFACAQLATGAACRLVEAVLSGEVLNGAAVVRPPGHHAEQDAACGFCFFNSVAVAARHAQAISGHALRILIVDWDVHHGNGTQHMFEDDPSVLYVSLHRYDHGTFFPMGDEGASSQIGRAAGTGFTVNVAWNGPRIGDADYLAAWHRLVLPIAYEFNPELVLVSAGFDAARGDPLGGCQVSPEGYAHLTHLLMGLASGRIILILEGGYNLTSISESMAACTRSLLGDPPPLLTLPRPPLSGALASITETIQVHRRYWRSLRVMKVEDKEGPSSSKLITKKAPQPAKPTLAEQMLTREKKVLEASMGKAISLSREESTADQIKSETAVVAVTQDQSSEAAMGGATPAQTISKAAIGGAMLGQTTSEEAVGGATPDHTTSEETVGGATLDQTTSEDAVRGATLAQTTSEAVGGATLAQTTSEAAMEGATLDQTTSEEALGGTELIQTPLTLSTDHQRPPTSPVQGTTPQIPPSTLIGSLRTLELGSESQGALESQAPGEENLLGEAAGGQDMADSMLMQGSKGLTDQAIFYAVTPLPWCPHLVAVCPIPAAGLDVTQPCGDCGTIQENWVCLSCYQVYCGRYINAHMLRHHGNSGHPLVLSYVDLSTWCYYCQAYVHHQALLDVKNIAHQNKFGEDMPHPY; from the exons ATGGAAAAGAAAGGCCCGGGCACTCGCGTCCCCACGGGTCGCCAAGAACTTGGCAGAGCGAGCCAAGGGCGGAGTTTGAGAAAGGGGTTGCGCTCA AACCGAGACAGGGGCGAAGCCTCCTCAGCTATGACCTCAACCGGCCAGGATTCCACCACAACCAGGCAGCGAAGAAGTAGGCAGAACCCCCAGTCGTCCCCTCAGGACTCCAGTGTCACTTCG AAGCGAAACATTAAAAAGGGAGCCGTTCCCCGCTCCATCCCCAATCTAGCAGAggtaaagaaaaaaggcaaaatgaagaaGCTCGGCCAAGCAATCGAAGAAGACCTAATCGTGGGACTGCAGGGGATG GATCTGAACCTTGAGGCTGAAGCACTGGCTGGCACTGGCTTGGTGTTGGATGAGCAGCTAAATGAATTCCATTGCCTCTGGGATGACAG CTTCCCGGAAGGCCCTGAGCGGCTCCATGCCATCAAGGAGCAACTGATCCAGGAGGGCCTCCTAGATCGCTGTGTATCCTTTCAG GCCCGGTTTGCTGAAAAGGAAGAGCTGATGTTGGTTCACAG CCTAGAATATATTGATCTGATGGAAACAACCCAGTACATGAAGGAGGGAGAACTCCGCGTCCTAGCAGACACCTATGACTCAGTTTATCTTCATCCG AACTCATACTCCTGTGCCTGCCTGGCCACTGGCTCTGTCCTCAGGCTGGTGGATGCGGTCCTAGGGGCTGAAATCCGGAATGGCATGGCCATCATTAG GCCTCCTGGACATCACGCCCAACACAGTCTTATGGATGGCTATTGCATGTTCAACCACGTGGCTGTGGCAGCCCGCTATGCTCAACAGAAACACCGCATCCGGAG GGTCCTTATCGTGGATTGGGATGTGCACCATGGTCAAGGAACACAGTTCACCTTCGACCAGGACCCCAG TGTCCTCTATTTCTCCATCCACCGCTACGAGCAGGGTAGGTTCTGGCCCCACCTGAAGGCCTCTAACTGGTCCACCACAGGTTTTGGCCAAGGCCAAGGATATACCATCAATGTGCCTTGGAACCAG GTGGGGATGCGGGATGCTGACTACATTGCTGCTTTCCTGCACGTCCTGCTGCCAGTTGCCCTTGAG TTCCAGCCTCAGCTGGTCCTGGTGGCTGCTGGATTTGATGCCCTGCAAGGGGACCCCAAG GGTGAGATGGCCGCCACTCCAGCAGGGTTCGCCCAGCTAACCCACCTGCTCATGGGTCTGGCAGGAGGCAAGCTGATCCTGTCTCTGGAG GGTGGCTACAACCTCCGTGCCCTGGCTGAAGGTGTCAGTGCTTCGCTTCACACCCTTCTGGGAGATCCTTGCCCCATGCTGGAGTCCCCTGGTGCCCCCTGCCGGAG TGCCCAGGCTTCAGTTTCCTGTGCCCTGGAAGCCCTTGAGCCCTTCTGGGAGGTTCTTGTGAGATCAA CTGATACCGTGGAAGGGGACAACGTGGAGGAGGACAATGTAGAGGAGAACGAAGATGAAGGACCCTGGGAGCCCCCAGTGCTTCCAATCCTGACATGGCCGGTGCTACAGTTTCGCACAGGGCTGGTCTATGACCAGAGTATGATGAATCACTGCAACTTGTGGGACAG CCACCACCCTGAGGTACCCCAGCGCATCTTGCGGATCATGTGCCGTCTAGAGGAGCTGGGACTTGCTGGGCGCTGCCTCACCTTGCCACCGCGCCCCGCCACAGAGGCTGAGCTGTTCACCTGCCACAG tGCTGAGTATATAGCTCGTCTCCGGGCCACAGAGAAGATGAAAACCCGGGAGCTGCACCGGGAGAGTTCCAACTTTGACTCCATCTACATCTGCCCCAGCACCTTTGCCTGTGCACAGCTTGCCACTGGTGCTGCCTGCCGCCTGGTGGAGGCTGTGCTCTCAGGAGAG GTTCTGAATGGTGCTGCTGTGGTGCGTCCCCCAGGACACCATGCGGAGCAGGACGCAGCTTGCGGTTTTTGCTTTTTCAACTCTGTGGCTGTGGCTGCTCGCCATGCCCAGGCTATCAGTGGGCATGCCCTGCG GATCCTGATCGTGGATTGGGATGTCCACCATGGTAATGGAACTCAGCACATGTTTGAGGACGATCCCAG TGTACTGTATGTGTCCCTGCACCGCTACGATCATGGCACCTTCTTCCCCATGGGAGATGAGGGTGCCAGCAGCCAGATCGGCCGGGCTGCAGGCACAGGCTTCACCGTCAACGTGGCATGGAATGGGCCCCGCATAGGTGATGCTGACTACCTAGCTGCCTGGCATCGCCTGGTGCTTCCTATCGCATACGAG TTTAACCCAGAACTGGTGCTGGTCTCAGCTGGCTTTGACGCTGCACGGGGGGACCCGCTGGGGGGCTGCCAGGTGTCACCTGAGGGTTACGCCCACCTCACCCACCTGCTGATGGGCCTTGCCAGTGGCCGCATTATCCTTATCCTAGAG GGTGGCTATAACCTGACATCCATCTCAGAGTCCATGGCTGCCTGCACTCGCTCCCTCCTTGGAGACCCACCACCCCTGCTGACCCTGCCACGGCCCCCACTATCAGGGGCCCTGGCCTCAATCACTGAGACCATCCAAGTCCATCGCAGATACTGGCGCAGCTTACGGGTCATGA AGGTAGAAGACAAAGAGGGACCCTCCAGTTCTAAGCTGATCACCAAGAAGGCACCCCAACCAGCCAAACCTACGTTAGCTGAGCAGATGCTCACACGAGAAAAGAAGGTTCTGGAAGCAAGCATGGGGAAGGCCATCTCGCTGTCTAGGGAAGAGTCCACTGCAGACCAGATTAAGTCAGAGACAGCTGTGGTGGCAGTCACTCAGGACCAGTCCTCAGAGGCAGCCATGGGGGGAGCCACACCGGCCCAGACCATCTCCAAGGCAGCCATTGGGGGAGCCATGCTGGGCCAGACCACCTCAGAGGAGGCTGTCGGGGGAGCCACTCCGGACCACACCACCTCAGAGGAAACTGTGGGAGGAGCCACTCTGGACCAGACCACCTCAGAGGATGCTGTTAGGGGAGCCACTCTGGCCCAGACTACCTCAGAGGCTGTAGGAGGAGCTACACTGGCCCAGACCACCTCAGAGGCAGCCATGGAGGGAGCCACACTGGACCAGACTACGTCAGAGGAAGCTCTAGGGGGCACCGAGCTGATCCAAACTCCTCTAACCTTGAGCACAGACCACCAGAGGCCCCCAACGTCACCTGTGCAGGGAACTACACCCCAGATACCTCCCAGTACACTGATTGGGAGTCTCAGGACCTTGGAGCTAGGCAGCGAATCTCAG GGGGCCCTAGAATCTCAAGCCCCAGGAGAGGAGAACCTACTAGGAGAGGCAGCTGGAGGTCAGGACATGGCTGATTCGATGCTGATGCAGGGATCTAAGGGCCTCACTGATCAG GCCATATTTTATGCTGTGACACCACTGCCCTGGTGTCCCCATTTGGTGGCAGTATGCCCCATACCTGCAGCAGGCCTGGACGTGACCCAACCTTGTGGGGACTGTGGAACAATCCAAGAGAATTGGGTGTGTCTCTCTTGCTATCAG GTCTACTGTGGTCGTTACATCAATGCCCACATGCTCCGACACCATGGAAACTCTGGACACCCACTGGTCCTCAGCTACGTCGACCTGTCGACCTGGTGTTACTACTGTCAGGCCTATGTCCACCACCAG GCCCTCCTAGATGTGAAGAACATCGCCCACCAGAACAAGTTTGGGGAGGATATGCCCCACCCATACTAA